The genomic stretch GTTTATCTAATATTACTTCAGTGTTTTTCAGTGTTGTTAATATCTTTATAACTGTAAAGTTATTTGTCTCTTCTACACTATACCATATAATATCTTCACAGTTCTCTAAAATATTATCCATCCCACTAAAAAGATGTTTTGGAACATAACATTCTATATATCTTAATTTCAAAAAAATCCCCTACTTAGAATATTATTAATACTTTTGACACTATAATATATTTAAATAATGCAACCGTAAAATATATATACTAAATCAGTATATTCTTCAATAGTGCTTAACAGTTTATGAGCAGGGGTAGCCAAGCCAGGACTACGGCGCTGGACTTGAGATCCAGTGGGGCTTTGCCCCGCCTGGGTTCAAATCCCAGCCCCTGCGCCATTTTTATTTTAGATATTTGTATTAATTAATCTAAATATTTATATAAAAATGAAAGAAGTAGTTTTATCATTAAAACATGAAAAAATATAAAAACAGAAGATTGTAGAAGGAAACGAAAATAATAACATCATTTATATTTTATATTTTATATTATTTTTTAAGGTAGCCAAGTACTCTCATCTTTAATTTTTTCTGGTAAGTAAGTATTTACTACATACTTTAAACCATATTTTGCTAAAGATTGTTGTTCTGCTCTTACACCCATATCAAGCATTTGTTTTAATGCCTTCTGCCATTCTGGGAAACTTCTTACAAAATCATCATTCTTTAAACCATCTTTTATTCTCTTAATATCTTGCTCCTTTAAAGGATGAGTTGGCAAATCGTAATCAATAATATCTTGAGGAGTTACACCTATCAATCTTGCCGCAGGAATTGAAAGTTTATCTGCCAAATGTATTGCTTTACCACTACCAACTTTTAAAGTTCTATATATGTTTAAATATCCATAAGGGTCTCCATCAGTGAATACTAAAACTGGGAGATCGTGTTCTTCATTAAGCCTTTTTATAAATCTTCTTGTGGCTCTTGCTGGAACTCCTTTTAAAGAAACCAATATACAGTTATGTTTATCCCAAAATCTTTCAGCGTTTAATCTCGCAAACATACCAGATGTTTCAATAGCTAATACAAAGTCGGCATTGGTTTCAAGATTCAACTTAGTTACATCGTTTGGAATATTATATGCCCCAGTTCCTAATTTTGTACAATCTACAACCAATTCTCCCTCTGGAGTTTCTTCAATAATTTTTAAAGGCCCTACGACTGCAGAACCATCCTCCTCTGGAATAAATCCAAGATGTTCTCTCAATACCCCTAAAGCCGCCTCTAAGTCTTCAATAACATTGTTTGATGCTTGCTGATCATCAAATCTCGCTTCACCCCAGTTTTTTGAAACATAATATGCCTCTCTTAGAGTAGAAAAATCATCAGATTCTAATAATTGTTTAGCAAATTCTAACATTTTTGCAGTTTGAGCAAAGATTTTTGCCTGATTAACAGTTAAAGTTCTTGCCTTTTCTTTACCTACTAAAGTAAATGAACCCTTTTTTTTATCAAATACAGCATTAGATAAACTTCTTATTGGCATTGTTATTTTTGGCCTTTTACCTTTCATTAAGTCATCATACATTTTTTTAGCTAATTCAATAATTTTCTGTTTTGCAATTTCTCTTGGCTTTTTAGAAATAGCAGGAAGTTTTACCATAATAATCACCAAACACTACAATTTATACCTATATGAATTTAATATAACCAATAGATTTTTATACTAAGTTTTATAATTGAATAATAATTATGATGCACAATGCTATAGTATGGTAAACATACTCGTAGGCTATATAAAATTATTCATATATAATTATTTAGGTCTTATGAATAAAAATAATGAATAAAAATTATGGAGGTTATACCGTGAAATTTTTGAAAAAAATATTAGATGAAGAAAATAAAGTTGAGGAGTTTGAAGAGTTAGAGCTATCTCCTGAAGATAAGGAGTTGTTAGAATATTTGCAACAAACTAAAGCTAAAATTACTGTGGTAGGTTGTGGAGGAGCTGGAAACAATACAATTACAAGATTAAAATTAGAGGGAATAGAGGGAGCTAAAACTATAGCAATTAACACAGATGCCCAACAGTTAATAAGGACTAAGGCAGACAAAAAAATATTAATTGGGAAAAAATTAACAAGAGGTTTAGGAGCAGGAGGTAATCCAAAGATTGGTGAAGAAGCGGCAAAAGAAAGCGCTGAAGAAATTAAAGCGGCAATTCAAGATTCCGATATGGTATTTATAACCTGTGGATTAGGTGGAGGAACTGGGACAGGATCAGCTCCAGTAGTTGCAGAGATAGCCAAAAAAATTGGAGCATTAACTGTAGCAGTAGTTACTCTACCTTTTGAAATGGAGGGTAAAATCAGAATGAAAAATGCTATGGAAGGATTAGAAAGATTAAAACAACATACTGATACATTAGTTGTAATACCTAACGAAAAGTTATTTGAAATCGTTCCAAATATGCCTCTAAAAGTAGCTTTTAAAGTGGCTGATGAAGTTTTAATCAATGCTGTAAAAGGGTTAGTAGAATTAATAACCAAAGAGGGATTAATTAATGTGGACTTTGCTGATGTAAAGGCAGTTATGAGCGATGGAGGCTTAGCGATGATTGGAATCGGGGAAAGTGATAGTGAAAAGAGAGCTAAAGAAGCTATAAATATGGCACTAAACTCCCCACTGTTAGATGTAGATATAGATGGAGCTACAGGGGCTTTAATTCATGTTATGGGTCCAGAGGACTTAACATTGGAAGAGGCAAAAGAAGTAGTAGCAACAGTGTCTTCAAGATTAGATCCTAACGCTACAATAATTTGGGGAGCTACTATTGACGAAAAATTAGAGAATACAGTTAAAGTTTTATTAGTAGTTACAGGGGTTCAATCAAGAATTGAGTTTGGAGAGTCTGGAATAAAAAGAAAAAAGACAGAGTTATTGAATATCCCAAAAATTTAAGGGGATAATAATGAATATAGATATTGACATTAATAAAAAAATAGATGAACTAAAGGAGTTTCTTGAAGAGTGTAAAAGAGTTTGGTTAGTAATTAAAAAACCTACAATGGAAGAATATATAAATGTTGCTAAAATTACAGCATTGGGAATAACATTATTAGGTGTAATTGGTTACATAATCCATGTCCCTGCGACATATATAAAAAATATAATAAAACCTCCAAGCACTCCAAAAGTATAAAAATAATTTAAAGACTTTTTTATATTATTTTTTATTTAATTTTTTATGCTTTAATTTTGACTAAATACTAAATGATTTATATTTTTGAATTAAACTATTTAAGGTGATATTATGATTTTTGCTGTAAGAACTATGGTTGGTCAGGAGAAAAATATTGCTGAATTAATGGCAAGTAGGGCTGAAAAGGAGCAATTAAATGTTTATTCAATATTGGCTACTGAGTCTTTAAAAGGGTATGTTTTAGTTGAGGCAGAAACAAAAGGGGATGTAGAAGAATTAATAAAAAGAATGCCAAGAGTTAGAGGAATAGTTCCTGGAACTATAGCAATTGAAGAAATTGAACCACTATTAACTCCAAAGAAAATTATTGAAAATATTGAGAAAGGAGATGTTGTTGAAATTATTGCAGGTCCTTTTAAAGGAGAAAGGGCTAAAGTTATTAGAGTAGATAAAAATAAAGAGGAAGTTACCTTAGAACTTGAAAATGCTATGGTTCCGATACCAATAACATTATCTGTTGAAGGTGTTAAGATAGTTTCAAAACATAAAGATTAATATTAGTTAATTAGGAATAACTTTATATATTCCATATATTAATTTTATTTACACATCATAATATAATACCTTATTTTTTTAACTGAGGTGAGACATTATGGCTAAGGAAGTCGTAGAAGTTTTAATTACTGGAGGTAAGGCTACAGCAGGGCCACCATTAGGACCAGCAATAGGTCCTTTAGGAGTTAATGTTATGCAGGTTGTTAAAGAGATTAACGAAAAAACTAAAGACTATGAGGGAATGCAAGTTCCAGTTAAAGTTATAGTTGATACTGAAACAAGAAAATTCGAGATTGAAGTTGGAATCCCTCCAACAACTGCTTTAATTAAAAAAGAGTTAGGTATAGAAACAGCAGCTCACGAACCAAGACACGAAGTTGTTGGTAACTTAACATTAGAGCAAGTTATTAAAATTGCAAAAATGAAAATGGATTCAATGTTATCATACACTTTAAAGAATGCTGTAAAAGAAGTTTTAGGAACTTGTGGCTCTATGGGAGTAACAGTTGAAGGAAAAGATCCTAAAGAAGTTCAAAAAGAAATTGATGCTGGAGTATATGATGAATACTTTAAAGAAGATGAAAAAGCTAAACAAAAAGAATAATTTTATTTTTAACTTTTCTTTTTTATTTTTCTCCATATATCAATTAATTTTAATCTTTCTATAAATTTTTCTATATTAAGTTTTGTTAAA from Methanocaldococcus lauensis encodes the following:
- a CDS encoding DNA topoisomerase IV subunit A, yielding MVKLPAISKKPREIAKQKIIELAKKMYDDLMKGKRPKITMPIRSLSNAVFDKKKGSFTLVGKEKARTLTVNQAKIFAQTAKMLEFAKQLLESDDFSTLREAYYVSKNWGEARFDDQQASNNVIEDLEAALGVLREHLGFIPEEDGSAVVGPLKIIEETPEGELVVDCTKLGTGAYNIPNDVTKLNLETNADFVLAIETSGMFARLNAERFWDKHNCILVSLKGVPARATRRFIKRLNEEHDLPVLVFTDGDPYGYLNIYRTLKVGSGKAIHLADKLSIPAARLIGVTPQDIIDYDLPTHPLKEQDIKRIKDGLKNDDFVRSFPEWQKALKQMLDMGVRAEQQSLAKYGLKYVVNTYLPEKIKDESTWLP
- the ftsZ gene encoding cell division protein FtsZ, with product MKFLKKILDEENKVEEFEELELSPEDKELLEYLQQTKAKITVVGCGGAGNNTITRLKLEGIEGAKTIAINTDAQQLIRTKADKKILIGKKLTRGLGAGGNPKIGEEAAKESAEEIKAAIQDSDMVFITCGLGGGTGTGSAPVVAEIAKKIGALTVAVVTLPFEMEGKIRMKNAMEGLERLKQHTDTLVVIPNEKLFEIVPNMPLKVAFKVADEVLINAVKGLVELITKEGLINVDFADVKAVMSDGGLAMIGIGESDSEKRAKEAINMALNSPLLDVDIDGATGALIHVMGPEDLTLEEAKEVVATVSSRLDPNATIIWGATIDEKLENTVKVLLVVTGVQSRIEFGESGIKRKKTELLNIPKI
- a CDS encoding protein translocase SEC61 complex subunit gamma, producing the protein MNIDIDINKKIDELKEFLEECKRVWLVIKKPTMEEYINVAKITALGITLLGVIGYIIHVPATYIKNIIKPPSTPKV
- a CDS encoding transcription elongation factor Spt5; protein product: MIFAVRTMVGQEKNIAELMASRAEKEQLNVYSILATESLKGYVLVEAETKGDVEELIKRMPRVRGIVPGTIAIEEIEPLLTPKKIIENIEKGDVVEIIAGPFKGERAKVIRVDKNKEEVTLELENAMVPIPITLSVEGVKIVSKHKD
- a CDS encoding 50S ribosomal protein L11, which gives rise to MAKEVVEVLITGGKATAGPPLGPAIGPLGVNVMQVVKEINEKTKDYEGMQVPVKVIVDTETRKFEIEVGIPPTTALIKKELGIETAAHEPRHEVVGNLTLEQVIKIAKMKMDSMLSYTLKNAVKEVLGTCGSMGVTVEGKDPKEVQKEIDAGVYDEYFKEDEKAKQKE